From a region of the Betta splendens chromosome 5, fBetSpl5.4, whole genome shotgun sequence genome:
- the LOC114855710 gene encoding Krueppel-like factor 15, giving the protein MQPGMVDNSYTGSLPAFHLSDMVTDLGSYHVMSSPFSEDDLSETFSPRSCSSPDSQLLSSSYSSTSSAESQDSILDHLLSQASLGCVTSDPAASGAPTQSPSSLWESRRNEPVKEENFDFLAWSNEETEQHQDSFQPTLEEIEEFLEENMEVVMMKQEIREDCLGFGVELEEGPGVEVGLEWCSDTSSEPEQQPEYSDQTVPTGSTSSLATATGAETKAESIKATGVKKASVNKPSSDSGTNSSRMPVILQLQPLHIKQESTVVPVTPHVPHPPPPPATDLKVGQLLVNIQGQTFALVPHIVPSPSVNISSKFVRIAPVPIAAKPLGLGDASASQGAGIIVGSQKFQRNPMADFIKMHKCTFPGCTKMYTKSSHLKAHLRRHTGEKPFACNWQGCGWRFSRSDELSRHRRSHSGVKPYQCPVCEKKFARSDHLSKHIKVHRFPRSSRTALSAN; this is encoded by the exons ATGCAGCCAGGGATGGTGGATAACTCTTACACAGGCTCTTTACCGGCCTTCCACCTTTCTGACATGGTGACAGACCTAGGCTCCTACCATGTAATGTCATCACCATTTTCGGAGGATGATCTCAGTGAGACCTTCAGCCCTCGTTCCTGTTCCAGCCCAGACTCCCAGTTGCTGAGCTCCAGCTACAGCAGCACCTCCAGTGCTGAGAGCCAGGACAGCATACTGGACCACCTGCTCTCCCAGGCCTCTTTAGGATGTGTCACCAGTGACCCAGCAGCATCTGGAGCACCTACACAATCACCCAGTTCTCTATGGGAGTCACGGAGAAATGAACCCGTGAAGGAGGAAAACTTTGATTTCCTTGCCTGGTCCAATGAAGAGACAGAACAACATCAAGATTCCTTCCAGCCCACCCTGGAGGAGATTGAAGAATTCCTTGAGGAGAATATGGAGGTGGTAATGATGAAGCAGGAGATCAGAGAAGACTGTCTAGGCTTTGGAGTGGAACTGGAGGAAGGTCCCGGTGTAGAAGTTGGCTTGGAGTGGTGCAGTGACACGTCGTCTGAGCCTGAGCAACAACCGGAGTATTCTGACCAAACTGTTCCCACTGGCAGCACCTCTAGCCTAGCCACTGCTACAGGCGCTGAGACCAAGGCTGAGTCAATCAAAGCCACTGGAGTTAAGAAAGCATCAGTCAACAAACCTTCATCAGACAGTGGCACTAACAGTAGCAGGATGCCGGTCAtcctgcagctacagccacTTCACATCAAGCAGGAGTCCACAGTAGTGCCTGTGACCCCACATGTCCCACACCCACCACCTCCCCCAGCCACAGACCTCAAGGTGGGACAGCTACTGGTAAACATCCAGGGCCAGACCTTCGCCTTGGTTCCCCACATTGTACCTTCCCCCAGCGTGAACATCTCTTCCAAGTTTGTACGAATTGCTCCCGTCCCTATTGCAGCCAAGCCTCTTGGCCTCGGGGACGCCTCCGCCAGCCAGGGGGCGGGGATTATAGTTGGAAGTCAAAAGTTCCAGAGGAATCCAATGGCGgattttattaaaatgcacaaatgcaCTTTTCCCGGCTGTACCAAGATGTACACCAAGAGCAGCCACTTGAAGGCCCACCTCCGGAGGCACACGGGGGAGAAGCCTTTCGCCTGCAACTGGCAgggctgtggatggag atTTTCACGGTCGGATGAGCTTTCCCGACACCGGCGGTCCCACTCGGGGGTCAAGCCATACCAGTGTCCAGTGTGTGAGAAGAAGTTTGCCCGCAGTGACCACTTGTCAAAACACATCAAAGTCCATCGTTTCCCACGAAGCAGCCGGACAGCTCTCTCTGCAAACTAA